In Penaeus vannamei isolate JL-2024 chromosome 21, ASM4276789v1, whole genome shotgun sequence, the DNA window TCTTGATGATAAAAAAGTTCGCATAAATGGAGATGCTATAAAGATGGTTGCAGAGGTATGTTTAAATaaagtataattttatataaaagtaATATCTTTTAGCATGacaatctatttttctttatcttcatgtattcatttatgtaatatCTTTTAGCATGGcagtctatttttctttatctttatgtattcAAAGGGATAGAAATCCATTACCTAAACTGTTAAATAAGGCATAAATTTGTATTTTTTGCCCTTTAAGTGAATTGTTTAGTAAGTCAGCAATGTTCTTGCTATACATGCTTTTTGAAATTAGTACAAGGTCACCAGGTGTAAAACAATCAATTGTATAGTTTTGCTGTGAAATGATATTATATTTATGCAAGattataaatagaagaaaaaaaaattatgcaataTATACTATCATGATTACAGATAGCAAGATTGATAGTAACAGAAGGAGCAACAAGAGCAGCTCACCAAGCAAAGACAGAAGGTGCTGACACGGTTACGCTTCAGCATATGGAGAAAATCCTTGCTCAGTTGGTATGTCATTGTGCAGTCCTACTAAATATGTTCAAAATTCATAATTTGTTCAAATAATCAAATTACAATAATCCTTGATAACatatttaaagtttttttttctttttccctgatATTTTACTCCAAATTGATCCCTACAGTATGTCTGATTTCATATTTAGCATttcttaatttctattattatttttcagctCTTGGATCTATAATGGGGAGAACAGATAGTAAGAAGAGCAAGTTATACCAACATTCCAGTATTTAGTAGTATTCTCATAAATCATGTTATTTGAAGCCGCAGACAGTATTGTTCATAAGCTTACACTGGCACTTTTTCCCCATGAAAGAGGGAAATGCTGGAAAGATGGAGTTGGATACGGTATAATATCCAAAGGAAAGATCTGTATTCTAACATTTGCTTCAATTCACATGACAATAAAGGACTTCCATTTGACAATGTCTAACTCTCAATGTTTCATACACCTATTATTTTCAGTTTCTTgccttttcctgtcttttttttctatatgttcatatgtaattttaatatttttgtccCATTTTCCACttcaaaaaataattaattaccaTAGCCAACATTAGAAATAGCAACCATTCTTATCAAAATATACATTTGAAGGTATGAAAAGAAACATGGTGTCTAAAAATATATTCTTGTtttcataaatataaagatatttacaaCACTGCTATATACACAACTACAAGCATTGAAAGACAAAATATATGCCACTACTGAATTCACAACAAGGGCATTATGATGCTTTAGTTCTAAATTAATATTGaaagaatattaaaaattatttaaGTTCACTTGATTAAAATACAGTTACAAAATAGGCATTACAGAGTAATCAAAATTTTATACAGTCCAAGAATGTTTTTAAGAATATAACGATATGCATTAAAAGTTGCTCTTCATTAATGAAATATGAATTAATTTATTTCTCTGATTGTGATTTCAAATAAAATAAACTTACTAATATAAGGACCATTTTACATGAAGTTGAAAACTACAATAAGGGGATTTACATAAAAAACTTTTCTTTGATTTCCCAACTGACAAATACACTGAATTGTCACTTAAACTGAGTTTTGATATCTtccattatataatcatataaaacaGCCACTGGAATCAACAGCCCTTTCATAAGAAGGACCTCATATCATTGAATGAATTTTCTTAATGGTATCAACATTTCTGAAAAGTCTGACTATTCAAAGAACCAATTTACCAACACCAACCTTGTTTACCTAACTGAAAGAAATATACAAACTCAGTATCCAGTTTAAAATTGTAgtattaaaaaaagtaaataaataaataaaaaataaaaaaataagaataaaaataaaaattactgtTGGAACAAAAGGTCCTTTGTGCTACTTTCACAGGAGGTAGTATAATTTTATTGAAAGTAATATTTTTTGCATGGTACcctattattctatatatttattcaaaggGGTAGAAATACATTACCACCATACCAGCCTTTTCTTCTTTACTACTGAATAttcacataaataaaaacaatcccATGCATTTAAACATTGATAAATATGGGAACTTCATTTGCTTTGCTTATCTGCAAAATACCAATATTAACCTAACAAGTATTACAACAAAGGAACACCTGTTGGTTGGAAATTAGAACTGCCTAAGTTCCCAAAAGGCCATGGCACTTTTTCAAAACATTGAAAGGCATAAACACACTCATCCACAAATAAAAAATCACTGTGTTGTTTTAGCTGCTCCAAATTAACAAGCGAATTTCTCAATTCAtagcataaatataaaaataacatacacCACAGAGATTATAAGTTAATTCACACAAAGGTTACCTGATTATTATGGTCTAAAATATCATACACTAAGTTCACATTATTACCCATACTCAATTTTATGTGTACGTCATTCTACTCATCACCACTACTAACACTCCAATATTATTTATAAGCTTACACTCACTACCTAATACACAACCTTATCACAAAAATAAGTGTAATTGTACAGTAATGGTtcacataagaaaaaaattgtaaatcTTCCTATAAACCTCCCTCTGTTGAGCTGAAAACCGATGAAACTACTAACGGATTGTATTAAACGAGAAATTTATTGACAATGGAAATCCTAAAGTATACCCTCATAGTCACCATTACGGAATCAATAACAGAATTAATAGAAAAATACAGATGAGCCTGGCTTTGTAATTCTGCTCACTGGTACGTAGAGATTGCATTTTAATCTGAAAGAACTTTCCGGGCAATGAGGAGTCTCATAACCTCATTGGTTCCCTCAAGGATCATGTGGACTCTGGTATCACGCAGGTACTGCTGAACGCTGTAATCCTTTAGGTATCCATAGCCACCATGTAACTGCAAGGCTTCGTTAATAATCTGTCAAAGGAAAAGTTTagttacttcttttttctctttttctttgcgcAAAGTTATATCAATagacaattatgattatattttacattttaacagtatatatgattatttttatcacatttatccccccccaccctgtACTTCCTACTATCCCATTGGGCCTTGTGTATGTATGGGGAGCTTCTTTTACCTAATTCTACCTCCATACCCATTCCAAGCTATTAAAGATTACCAATGCACCCTGCAATCCCTGATCCACTTCTCCATATCTCATTTCATACAATAGTTTGGCACAATGAACAATGAAGCAGCTCAcaagattattttttctcttttttacttctttacatATATCATTAGACTTTTTACTGCCTTTTTAATCATCATGAATATGTTTCATTGCTTTGTGTTTTATAAAATGTGTTGAAATTTTCCCCCATTTTCACAAATGTACAAGTGGTAACTTTTTAGTTTTGATGCTTCACTGTTTGATAACTATTTTACAGACTAGCATGATACTGATGTGTAAAAATTCAAACATTAAAGACAAATTTGCCCTTCTTAAACTGTGGCTCATTGGCAAGGGTGCCTGAGAAATTACAAACTTAAGATTTATTTGATAAATATTTTATGACAACCCTATCAACCATATCTTTTAAGACACATTTTTATTACATATAATTAATAGAAATgttatatttaccttttttccccctcaatGATCTACATTTGTTACAATACTCACATTAAAGCATTTCTCTGTTGCATAATACTTTGCCATTGAACAAAGTGGCACTGTGTCAAGGTCATCATTATCCAAAGCCCTGGCAGCATTGCGCACCAAGAGCCTTGATGCCACTAACTCTGTAGCCATCTCAGCAAGTCGAAACTGGCTATTCTACAAGAGAAAGTTATTGCGTGATATTTTACGAGGGTATTCAAGCAATTTCAGTTTCATTCTTACCTAGACTATAATCTTCAGCTATTTAATACTTATATCAGTTGGAAGCTCtcataatgatcatgaatatATCCACACTGAATACTGTGTACCCTCATAAGAAAATTTGTAAATTTGCAAGATTATGATTCCTGTAAAATATATTGCactagtagtaatactattattattattttttttaataacacaTCAATTATTATAGAAATGACTACTAACATAATCCACACATTACCTGGAAACTTGCTAAGGGCTTTCCAAACTGCTTCCGTACTTTGACATGATCAATTGCTGCTTGTAAGCTTGCCTGAGCAGCACCCAAGGAGCAGGAGGCTGCAAACAGAATCAATGTATCACCATAGATGTTTGAGACACATATGGCATGTATCTTGGGATGTGTCACAATTTAATCATTAGAATTCACAGAACA includes these proteins:
- the LOC113804843 gene encoding centromere protein X; translation: MQFSEKLIEEFLRSNLDDKKVRINGDAIKMVAEIARLIVTEGATRAAHQAKTEGADTVTLQHMEKILAQLLLDL